The following proteins are co-located in the Parafannyhessea umbonata genome:
- a CDS encoding glycosyltransferase family 92 protein, whose translation MSNVSRIAQALIAGAYRMPCVINQHAKSNSGPGRKGLDTLMVLPGLFHSLYLNCCHATWNGSVNLAIVAILKNEGPYILEWIEYHRSIGFQKFFLYNNESTDNVEELVAPYVHAGIVELIPWAGQARQMDAYNDALNKHMRDCKYIATIDLDEFISFGNQDTLAWLNQHIVNGVSGVGINWLIFGSSGRKTKPDGLVLESYTQRSEASFKKNLHTKTIVNPRRVLGYCNPHFAVPLLGYHAINVSDEPMSGPFSPSTQSDVPPLVYHYFCKSLEEFSLKRNRGMADKPNIREQSDFTEHDRNEIKDESMLPKAAEVKKRLAYLQEHRYPYGTRQAAQ comes from the coding sequence ATGTCTAACGTGTCTCGAATCGCGCAGGCTTTGATAGCTGGAGCCTACCGCATGCCCTGCGTTATTAACCAGCACGCGAAGTCGAACAGCGGCCCGGGAAGGAAGGGCTTGGATACGCTCATGGTATTGCCGGGGCTGTTCCACTCCCTCTACCTTAATTGCTGTCATGCCACGTGGAACGGTTCGGTTAACCTCGCAATTGTCGCCATTCTGAAGAACGAGGGCCCCTACATCCTCGAATGGATTGAATATCATCGCAGCATTGGGTTCCAGAAGTTCTTTCTTTACAACAACGAGAGCACCGATAATGTCGAAGAGCTTGTGGCACCCTATGTACATGCGGGCATCGTAGAGCTTATCCCCTGGGCCGGTCAGGCACGTCAAATGGATGCCTACAACGATGCCCTCAACAAGCATATGCGCGACTGCAAGTACATTGCCACCATCGATCTGGACGAGTTCATAAGCTTCGGCAATCAAGACACGCTCGCTTGGCTTAACCAGCACATCGTGAATGGCGTTTCGGGAGTTGGCATAAACTGGCTCATCTTCGGTTCCTCCGGAAGGAAGACCAAGCCCGACGGCCTGGTGCTCGAAAGCTACACCCAACGATCCGAAGCGTCGTTCAAGAAAAACCTGCATACGAAGACAATCGTTAACCCACGAAGGGTACTTGGGTACTGCAATCCGCACTTCGCCGTGCCTCTATTAGGCTATCACGCAATTAACGTATCCGACGAACCCATGAGCGGGCCCTTCTCGCCTTCCACGCAATCCGATGTACCCCCGCTCGTTTACCACTACTTCTGCAAGTCGCTGGAGGAGTTCTCACTAAAGCGCAACCGAGGTATGGCCGACAAACCCAACATTCGCGAGCAGTCGGACTTTACCGAGCATGACCGCAACGAGATAAAGGACGAATCCATGCTTCCCAAGGCCGCCGAGGTAAAGAAGCGCCTGGCCTATTTGCAGGAGCACAGATATCCGTATGGGACACGTCAAGCCGCACAATAG
- a CDS encoding glycosyltransferase: MRDQSIAVVMSSYNGADYIVEQLDSILAQNISNLSVIVRDDGSNDGTVQILQQYAQRGDIRLICGENEGYVRSFFDVLAVAGDFDYYCFADQDDIWLSDKVSSAISLIQESSTRGPVLYCSELLYCDEHCKNPQRSKLNFIGLNGQKMVYEDICSGNTMVFNREMKELATIGGAKDIFAHDWWFGLVGCSLGTLVWDENPHILYRRTGNNASPSGMSSLRLAKYRVEKIFGNGKLPRIRKQIRRFYSQYCDQLDPQLREIVRVAAEGNRFQKAFAPGRYRQKRGDELLLRLTLLAGLL, from the coding sequence TTGAGAGATCAAAGCATTGCCGTAGTCATGTCCTCTTACAACGGAGCAGACTACATTGTTGAACAGCTCGACAGCATACTTGCGCAAAACATTTCGAACCTTTCTGTAATTGTGAGAGATGATGGCTCGAATGACGGGACGGTTCAGATTCTGCAGCAGTATGCTCAACGGGGCGATATTCGACTGATCTGCGGCGAAAACGAAGGTTATGTGAGGTCCTTCTTTGACGTACTAGCTGTTGCTGGTGATTTTGACTACTACTGTTTTGCTGATCAGGATGATATTTGGCTATCAGATAAGGTGTCATCAGCCATTAGTCTCATACAAGAGTCCTCTACAAGAGGGCCGGTATTGTATTGTTCGGAACTGTTGTATTGTGACGAGCACTGCAAGAATCCTCAGCGTTCGAAGCTAAATTTCATTGGCCTGAATGGGCAGAAAATGGTATATGAAGATATCTGCTCCGGCAACACCATGGTATTCAACCGCGAGATGAAGGAGTTGGCGACCATTGGGGGAGCGAAGGATATTTTCGCGCACGACTGGTGGTTTGGACTGGTCGGCTGTTCTTTAGGTACATTAGTCTGGGACGAGAACCCGCACATTCTATATCGGCGTACTGGAAATAATGCAAGCCCATCAGGTATGAGTTCTCTGCGGTTAGCTAAGTATCGTGTCGAAAAGATTTTCGGAAATGGAAAGCTCCCCAGGATCCGTAAGCAGATTCGACGGTTTTACTCTCAGTATTGTGACCAGTTGGATCCTCAGCTGCGCGAAATTGTGAGAGTTGCGGCGGAGGGGAATCGGTTCCAAAAGGCGTTCGCGCCAGGGAGATATAGGCAGAAGCGCGGAGACGAATTGCTTCTGAGACTTACGCTTCTTGCTGGTCTGCTGTAA
- a CDS encoding U32 family peptidase has translation MIATIMKPVRWRKIPVPELLAPAGGPEPFRAALTAGADAIFCGLGSDFNARRGAGNFTYETFAQACREAHLLGVRVYVTQNVVIKGDEMPRALALLRKAWLLGADAFIIQDWGLLAEARRLWPQIECHISTQANVHDARATRWCGELGAERVTLSRELSVAEIGRIAREGVELESFGHGALCFCYSGVCMMSSLRGGRSANRGLCAQPCRLPYDLVDGDGNVISAPGAGRPLCPKDFRTLDDLPRLTAAGLGSLKVEGRMKAPDYVYSVISAYRAQLDDLAAGREVSEADEAARSRTLARAFNRDFTNSYLDGRSDNDMMSYDRSNNRGELVGTVVATRDLGSAKVRRGGGSGGRDRFRTVTMAEVDVRLDAPVGAGDLLEVRPQDDPSQFLTTRAEADAAAGDVICCKTARPMPVGCPVRVIRSERAMDEAARAASGEKRRRLPVRVAVTARVGRPFAVTLTCAAPLPAGVASATAEGFVVEPARTRAVTREDLVEHVGRMGTSPFEPVAFDVDLDEGAGMGFSAVHKVRAQACDLLEQAILAPTSDAARKEGLADVPDANALAAELRRARGRVRKALAEEAPGIAAGAPAARPAGEVCALVPTPEVARAAVAAGATRLYATPDALAQARGREAAWPMEPVPWLDEVCREVDHDRLDPLVRAGCPCGVGNVSELVLSRERGALAEVRPCIPVHNPSCLLALEEAGARGVWLSPELTLGEACELAGASDVPVGLVVSGRTRAMTSEHCVLQVANRCIHDCANCRLRQERCALRTRDGSLMPVRTDLEGRSHIYAAHPLDATPQMGELFSAGVTRFMADCTLLGEAEAGAQVARVAAALAAVRAGRKPAPRAKGATSGHLFAGIE, from the coding sequence GTGATTGCTACTATTATGAAGCCAGTTAGATGGAGAAAAATACCGGTACCCGAGCTTCTGGCCCCCGCCGGGGGGCCAGAGCCGTTTAGGGCCGCGCTTACCGCGGGCGCGGACGCGATCTTCTGCGGCCTGGGAAGCGACTTCAACGCGCGCCGCGGCGCGGGAAACTTCACGTACGAGACGTTTGCGCAGGCGTGCCGCGAGGCGCACCTCTTGGGCGTGCGCGTCTACGTGACGCAGAACGTGGTGATAAAGGGCGACGAGATGCCACGGGCCCTCGCCCTTCTCCGCAAGGCATGGCTCTTGGGCGCGGACGCGTTCATCATCCAGGACTGGGGTCTGCTTGCGGAGGCGAGGCGCCTGTGGCCCCAGATCGAGTGCCACATATCGACGCAGGCGAACGTGCACGACGCGCGCGCGACGCGCTGGTGTGGCGAGCTGGGCGCGGAGCGCGTGACGCTTTCGCGCGAGCTTTCCGTGGCGGAGATCGGGCGAATCGCGCGCGAGGGCGTGGAGCTTGAGAGCTTTGGCCACGGCGCGCTGTGCTTCTGCTACTCCGGCGTGTGCATGATGAGCTCGCTTCGCGGCGGGCGCAGCGCGAACCGCGGGCTGTGCGCGCAGCCGTGCCGCCTGCCGTACGACCTGGTGGACGGCGACGGCAACGTGATCTCCGCCCCCGGGGCGGGCCGCCCGCTGTGCCCGAAGGACTTCCGCACGCTGGACGACCTGCCGCGCCTGACCGCGGCCGGGCTGGGGTCCCTCAAGGTAGAGGGCCGCATGAAGGCGCCGGACTACGTGTACTCCGTCATCAGCGCGTATCGCGCGCAGCTGGACGACCTTGCGGCCGGCCGCGAGGTGTCCGAGGCGGACGAGGCCGCGCGCAGCCGCACGCTGGCGCGGGCGTTCAACCGCGACTTCACGAACAGCTACCTGGACGGCCGCTCGGACAACGACATGATGAGCTACGACCGCTCGAACAACCGCGGCGAGCTGGTGGGCACCGTGGTTGCGACGCGCGACCTTGGCAGCGCGAAGGTGCGCCGCGGCGGCGGAAGCGGTGGGCGTGACCGCTTCCGCACCGTGACGATGGCGGAGGTGGACGTGCGCCTGGACGCGCCCGTGGGCGCCGGCGACCTTCTGGAGGTGCGCCCGCAGGACGACCCGTCGCAGTTTTTGACGACCCGCGCGGAGGCTGACGCCGCCGCCGGCGACGTGATCTGCTGCAAGACGGCGCGCCCCATGCCAGTGGGCTGCCCCGTGCGCGTGATCCGCTCCGAGCGCGCAATGGACGAGGCCGCGCGCGCCGCCTCGGGCGAGAAGCGCCGCCGCCTTCCCGTGCGCGTGGCCGTGACCGCGCGGGTGGGCCGGCCGTTCGCGGTGACGCTGACGTGCGCCGCGCCGCTGCCGGCCGGCGTCGCGAGCGCGACGGCGGAGGGCTTCGTGGTGGAGCCGGCGCGAACGCGGGCCGTGACGCGCGAGGACCTTGTGGAGCACGTGGGCCGCATGGGCACGAGCCCGTTTGAGCCCGTTGCGTTTGACGTTGACCTGGACGAGGGCGCGGGCATGGGCTTCTCGGCCGTGCACAAGGTGCGCGCCCAGGCATGCGACTTGCTTGAGCAGGCTATACTTGCGCCCACGAGCGACGCGGCGCGCAAGGAGGGCCTTGCGGACGTGCCGGACGCAAACGCGCTTGCGGCGGAGCTTCGCCGCGCGAGGGGGCGCGTGCGCAAGGCGCTTGCCGAGGAGGCCCCGGGCATCGCGGCCGGTGCTCCTGCCGCGCGGCCTGCCGGCGAGGTGTGCGCCCTGGTGCCGACGCCGGAGGTTGCGCGCGCAGCCGTTGCGGCCGGCGCGACGCGCCTGTACGCGACGCCGGACGCGCTTGCGCAGGCGCGCGGGCGCGAGGCCGCATGGCCCATGGAGCCGGTGCCCTGGCTGGACGAGGTGTGCCGCGAGGTGGACCACGACCGGCTTGACCCGCTGGTGCGGGCGGGGTGCCCGTGCGGCGTGGGCAACGTGTCCGAGCTGGTGCTTTCGCGCGAGCGCGGTGCGCTTGCCGAGGTGAGGCCGTGCATACCCGTGCACAACCCCAGCTGCCTGCTTGCGCTTGAGGAGGCGGGCGCCCGCGGCGTGTGGCTTTCGCCCGAGCTGACGCTTGGGGAGGCGTGCGAGCTTGCCGGCGCGTCCGACGTGCCGGTGGGCCTGGTGGTGAGCGGCCGCACGCGCGCGATGACGAGCGAGCACTGCGTGCTGCAGGTGGCGAACCGCTGCATCCACGACTGCGCGAACTGCCGCCTGCGGCAGGAGCGCTGCGCGCTGAGGACGCGCGACGGCTCGCTCATGCCGGTGCGCACCGACCTCGAGGGCCGCAGCCACATATACGCCGCGCACCCGCTGGACGCGACGCCCCAGATGGGCGAGCTCTTCTCGGCGGGCGTCACGCGCTTCATGGCGGACTGCACGCTTCTGGGCGAGGCGGAGGCCGGCGCGCAGGTCGCGCGCGTGGCCGCGGCCCTTGCGGCCGTGCGGGCGGGCAGGAAGCCGGCCCCGCGTGCGAAGGGCGCGACATCCGGGCACCTGTTTGCCGGCATCGAGTAG
- a CDS encoding NifU family protein, whose amino-acid sequence MAENTDQTKDQAATAEGEAKQGVNRELLEATIDVIRQSLQADGGDVVLVNCTDDGVVTLEMQGACAGCPLSSYDMSEGIERILKEHVPGVTKVEPAMAW is encoded by the coding sequence ATGGCAGAGAACACCGATCAGACCAAGGACCAGGCCGCAACCGCGGAGGGCGAGGCGAAGCAGGGCGTGAACCGTGAGCTTCTGGAGGCGACCATCGACGTCATCCGCCAGAGCCTGCAGGCCGACGGCGGCGACGTGGTGCTGGTGAACTGCACGGACGACGGCGTCGTCACGCTCGAGATGCAGGGCGCGTGCGCCGGCTGCCCGCTGTCCAGCTACGACATGAGCGAGGGCATCGAGCGCATCCTGAAGGAGCACGTCCCCGGCGTCACCAAGGTCGAGCCCGCGATGGCGTGGTAG